In one Bacteroidota bacterium genomic region, the following are encoded:
- a CDS encoding dihydrofolate reductase — MPAPEIVLIAALAERDRLIGDGLDLPWHIPADLKRFKRLTVGHPLVMGRRTFESLVHQFGGPLPKRANVVLTRDAAKAEALQAAHPEIVVFDSLDAALAHFADAEQVFIGGGAAVYAAALPIADRLELTLVEGTYTGDTFFPPYAHLIGSVFAAAATDHHDGFRFVTYLRRPTEPHGGEILEV, encoded by the coding sequence ATGCCTGCTCCTGAAATCGTCCTCATCGCAGCGCTCGCCGAGCGCGACCGGCTCATCGGCGACGGCCTCGACCTCCCGTGGCACATTCCGGCTGACCTCAAGCGGTTCAAGCGGCTCACCGTGGGGCACCCGCTCGTGATGGGACGGCGCACGTTCGAGTCACTCGTGCACCAGTTTGGTGGACCGCTGCCGAAGCGCGCCAACGTGGTGCTCACCCGCGACGCGGCCAAGGCGGAGGCGCTGCAGGCCGCCCACCCCGAGATCGTGGTCTTCGATAGCCTCGACGCGGCGCTCGCGCACTTTGCAGATGCCGAGCAGGTGTTCATCGGCGGCGGGGCGGCGGTCTACGCAGCGGCGCTCCCCATCGCCGACCGACTCGAACTGACGCTCGTTGAGGGCACCTACACCGGCGACACCTTCTTTCCGCCGTATGCCCACCTGATCGGATCAGTCTTTGCAGCGGCAGCGACCGACCACCACGACGGGTTTCGATTCGTAACGTATCTGCGCCGACCAACCGAGCCTCATGGGGGTGAAATCCTAGAGGTTTGA
- a CDS encoding ATP-binding protein, translating to MVPAYLFLATGLGLEHNDSMAVRLGISCVLLVCLGLSFVPRLSVHLLTGLMLGVVYLLVTWIAGVVFANPGDTALLVGFFYVYVITSSVLQISGLRAPASIAFHAYSFAAAAIAVMHPEADHAASVYFLTCLLGTGSIAMLTWHTVIRIRRGFVSREKELERAQRLAHLGSWSYEPGSQRLHFSTGLYALLGLNAGITPRPELAATLVHPDDLEACLSYAAHLTRGQAPDDLTLRVRTPLGERWLRMHSHAEARAHARTPHLSGIVMDVTAQHEREQALVQAHQQAESGRVRAEEASRLKSTILTNVTHEIRTPLNAILGFAEVLAEEVPADLKPFVHPVRDNGHRLLDTLNALLDLARLRAGEVALRKETFDLAASVRAALYPLQKRHASEAVTLTFEADPSVLVGESDRRALVTIVSHLVRNALAFTEKGAVQVRLTQEGASAVLTVTDTGQGISEAFLPHLFEAFRQEDDGLARSHEGSGLGLAVTKHYVDLLSGTIQVHSKVGVGTAVETRLPLLLPTRSDGTARLALAPDLAAVRLRVGEESQA from the coding sequence ATGGTACCGGCTTATCTCTTCCTGGCCACGGGTCTCGGGCTGGAGCACAACGACTCCATGGCGGTCCGCCTCGGCATTTCGTGTGTGCTCCTCGTGTGCCTAGGCCTCTCCTTTGTGCCACGGCTCTCCGTGCATCTCTTGACCGGCCTCATGCTCGGGGTCGTCTACCTCCTTGTCACGTGGATCGCAGGGGTCGTCTTTGCCAACCCAGGCGACACCGCGCTGCTGGTGGGCTTCTTCTACGTGTACGTCATCACGTCCAGCGTCCTCCAGATCTCCGGACTGCGCGCGCCGGCCTCCATAGCGTTTCATGCTTATTCCTTTGCGGCTGCGGCGATCGCCGTGATGCATCCTGAGGCCGATCACGCCGCCTCGGTGTATTTCCTGACGTGCCTGCTAGGAACCGGCTCCATCGCCATGCTGACGTGGCACACGGTCATCCGCATCCGCCGCGGTTTTGTCTCCCGCGAGAAAGAACTCGAGCGCGCCCAGCGCCTCGCTCATCTCGGCAGTTGGTCCTACGAGCCTGGTTCGCAACGCCTCCACTTCTCGACCGGCCTCTACGCCCTCCTTGGCCTTAATGCCGGCATCACGCCGCGGCCCGAGCTCGCGGCGACCCTGGTCCATCCCGACGATCTGGAGGCATGCCTGTCGTACGCGGCGCATCTCACCCGCGGCCAGGCCCCGGACGATCTCACGCTGCGGGTACGCACACCGCTAGGCGAGCGCTGGCTACGCATGCACAGTCATGCCGAAGCACGTGCGCACGCACGCACGCCCCACCTGAGCGGCATCGTGATGGACGTGACCGCGCAGCATGAGCGCGAGCAGGCGTTGGTGCAGGCCCACCAACAGGCCGAGTCCGGACGGGTGCGCGCCGAGGAGGCAAGTCGCCTCAAGAGCACCATCCTCACCAACGTCACCCACGAGATCCGGACGCCGCTCAACGCGATCCTAGGCTTCGCGGAGGTGCTTGCCGAGGAGGTCCCGGCCGACCTCAAACCCTTCGTGCATCCCGTGCGGGACAACGGCCATCGGCTCCTCGACACGCTCAACGCGCTCCTCGACCTCGCCCGGCTGCGCGCCGGGGAGGTGGCGCTGCGCAAGGAGACGTTCGACCTCGCTGCAAGCGTCCGGGCGGCCCTCTATCCACTCCAGAAACGGCATGCGTCGGAGGCGGTCACGCTCACGTTCGAAGCCGACCCCTCCGTCCTGGTCGGCGAGTCGGACCGCAGGGCCCTTGTGACGATCGTGAGCCATCTCGTCCGGAATGCGTTGGCCTTCACAGAGAAGGGCGCCGTCCAGGTTCGGCTGACGCAAGAAGGCGCGAGCGCCGTGCTCACGGTGACGGACACCGGGCAGGGCATCAGCGAGGCCTTCCTCCCGCACCTGTTCGAGGCGTTCCGGCAGGAGGACGACGGGCTCGCGCGCAGCCACGAAGGCAGCGGCCTCGGCCTCGCCGTCACCAAGCACTACGTCGACCTTCTCAGCGGCACCATCCAGGTCCACAGCAAAGTCGGCGTCGGGACGGCGGTCGAGACCCGGCTACCGCTCTTGCTCCCCACGCGCAGCGACGGCACGGCACGCCTCGCCCTGGCGCCGGACCTGGCAGCGGTCCGACTCCGCGTCGGTGAAGAATCCCAAGCCTAA
- the dnaX gene encoding DNA polymerase III subunit gamma/tau, whose protein sequence is MADAPAGRYLVTARKYRPQTFADLVAQEHVAQTLQNAILHDRLAQAYLFSGPRGVGKTTAARLVAKAINCTTPLSERTGAEPCRACDSCRAFEEGRSLNIIEVDAASNNRVDDIRDLREKVRIPPQGARKKIYILDEVHMLSQGAFNALLKTLEEPPPHVLFIFATTEPHKVLPTILSRTQRFDFRRIAVPEIVSRLQHIAHEEGITADAEALMLLARKGDGALRDALSIFDQAVSLCGTDLRYDALADALGVVDTDLFFETTALALAHDRAGMLRLVDRLMARGYDLTEYLAGLAEHLRDLLAVKTTGDGTLIEATDAVQARYVQAAGPFAEADLLRMLMIADETEQALKMAPQPRLKLELALLKLASLAKATDLTAVLAKLERLEAALASGTLDGGAVIVPGGSVAVPDDSIATPSGAAGNAPGDGSASPAPTVAPAPAAPTSTHVADSAPDSTPSQPDTPLRPEPVLPPELAAPASGPSAVREPATAPAAALTPATPSLLVEKPVVDAPPASREEMAPQPTPSNVASLAPEVATPTPAPEATPATSVSAATEPVAEVPEQAESPAPPPFDDGRGDLPPIDAYDDFGTDEDGYSASELPTPLPAVAPSPPAPPSSPVPSSSPVTPAPAASDEADEPHRPPVGGDATPLFPGLFDPPALNRPPSSLGGDGSRAMGDGADVAIAVPADLPGADDFGVSLGRVQSAWGGLHARVKADRVHIAALLSNAQPQRVHRGAVEVVVADDFTRTLLTSETDRLAVHLAAELGTDADGTPALRFVVAAPEALPETAAAADPFEAFKRLRQSHPVVRLLFERFGAEIVY, encoded by the coding sequence ATGGCCGACGCACCGGCTGGCCGCTACCTCGTCACGGCCCGCAAGTACCGCCCGCAGACCTTCGCCGACCTCGTCGCGCAGGAGCACGTCGCGCAGACGCTCCAGAACGCGATCCTGCACGACCGCCTCGCACAAGCCTACCTCTTCAGCGGCCCCCGCGGCGTGGGCAAGACCACCGCCGCGCGCCTCGTGGCGAAGGCCATCAACTGCACCACGCCGCTGAGTGAGCGCACGGGCGCCGAGCCGTGCCGGGCGTGCGACTCGTGCCGGGCATTCGAGGAGGGCCGCTCGCTCAACATCATCGAGGTGGACGCGGCGTCGAACAACCGCGTGGACGACATCCGTGACCTCCGGGAGAAGGTCCGCATCCCCCCGCAGGGCGCGCGCAAGAAGATCTACATCCTCGACGAGGTGCACATGCTCTCGCAGGGCGCGTTCAACGCGCTCCTGAAGACGCTCGAAGAGCCGCCGCCGCACGTCCTGTTCATCTTCGCCACGACGGAGCCGCACAAGGTCCTCCCGACGATCCTGAGCCGCACGCAGCGCTTCGACTTCCGGCGCATCGCCGTGCCGGAGATCGTGAGCCGACTGCAGCACATTGCGCACGAGGAAGGCATCACGGCCGACGCCGAGGCGCTGATGCTGCTCGCGCGCAAGGGCGACGGGGCCCTCCGCGACGCGCTCTCGATCTTCGACCAGGCCGTCTCGCTCTGCGGCACCGACCTCCGCTACGATGCCCTCGCCGATGCCCTCGGCGTGGTCGACACCGACCTCTTCTTCGAGACGACCGCGCTCGCACTCGCACACGACCGCGCCGGGATGCTCCGTCTCGTGGACCGGCTGATGGCGCGCGGCTACGACCTCACGGAGTACCTCGCCGGGCTCGCCGAGCACCTCCGCGACCTCCTCGCCGTGAAGACGACCGGCGACGGCACGCTCATCGAGGCGACCGATGCTGTGCAGGCGCGCTATGTCCAGGCCGCTGGGCCGTTCGCCGAGGCCGACCTGCTGCGGATGCTGATGATCGCTGACGAGACTGAGCAGGCGCTCAAGATGGCGCCGCAGCCCCGCCTCAAGCTCGAGCTAGCGCTCCTCAAGCTAGCCTCGCTGGCGAAGGCGACGGATCTCACGGCGGTGCTGGCGAAGCTCGAACGCCTCGAAGCCGCCCTCGCAAGCGGCACGCTCGACGGCGGCGCAGTGATCGTGCCGGGCGGTTCGGTAGCCGTGCCGGACGATTCGATAGCCACACCGTCTGGTGCGGCGGGAAACGCGCCGGGGGACGGTAGCGCGTCCCCTGCTCCAACGGTTGCTCCGGCCCCGGCGGCACCTACGTCGACGCACGTCGCCGACTCCGCACCCGACAGCACACCTTCGCAGCCGGACACCCCGTTGCGTCCTGAGCCTGTGCTACCACCAGAGCTTGCTGCCCCCGCCTCTGGGCCATCGGCCGTTCGCGAGCCTGCGACTGCGCCAGCAGCAGCACTGACGCCAGCGACCCCTTCGCTTCTGGTCGAGAAGCCGGTCGTTGACGCGCCGCCCGCCAGCAGGGAGGAGATGGCACCGCAACCGACACCGAGCAACGTGGCCTCTCTCGCTCCAGAGGTTGCGACTCCAACCCCAGCACCGGAAGCGACACCGGCAACCTCCGTGTCCGCTGCAACAGAGCCCGTAGCTGAAGTACCTGAGCAGGCTGAGTCGCCCGCACCGCCCCCGTTCGACGACGGCCGTGGCGACCTGCCCCCCATCGACGCGTACGACGACTTCGGCACGGACGAGGACGGCTACAGTGCTTCGGAGCTTCCTACGCCGCTGCCCGCCGTCGCGCCCTCGCCTCCAGCACCGCCGTCGTCTCCAGTACCGTCGTCGTCTCCGGTGACACCTGCCCCCGCCGCGAGCGATGAGGCTGACGAGCCTCACCGCCCGCCGGTTGGCGGCGACGCCACTCCGCTCTTCCCCGGCCTCTTCGATCCGCCCGCGCTGAATCGGCCGCCGTCGAGCCTCGGCGGCGACGGGTCGAGGGCGATGGGCGATGGTGCCGACGTTGCCATCGCCGTGCCTGCTGACCTGCCAGGCGCCGACGACTTTGGCGTCTCGCTGGGCCGCGTCCAGTCGGCGTGGGGCGGGCTGCATGCGCGCGTCAAGGCCGACCGGGTCCACATCGCGGCGCTGCTGTCCAACGCACAGCCGCAGCGCGTGCACCGTGGCGCAGTCGAGGTCGTCGTCGCGGACGACTTCACACGCACCCTGCTCACGAGCGAGACCGACCGCCTCGCCGTGCACCTCGCCGCCGAACTCGGCACCGACGCCGACGGCACGCCTGCGCTTCGGTTCGTGGTCGCCGCGCCCGAGGCGCTGCCCGAAACCGCCGCCGCCGCCGACCCGTTCGAGGCGTTCAAGCGCCTGCGCCAGTCGCACCCCGTCGTGCGCCTCCTCTTCGAGCGCTTCGGGGCCGAAATCGTGTACTGA
- a CDS encoding YbaB/EbfC family nucleoid-associated protein translates to MADLFGKMQEMQQKMADSQAALKEKTVTAEAGGGMVTVTADGTGAIRAIKLEPAVINPGDAELLEDLLIAGVNKALDESAALREREMRGAAGAFLPPGMGLDQMGF, encoded by the coding sequence ATGGCCGACCTGTTCGGCAAGATGCAGGAGATGCAGCAGAAGATGGCCGACAGCCAGGCGGCCCTTAAGGAGAAGACCGTCACCGCGGAAGCGGGCGGCGGCATGGTCACCGTGACCGCCGACGGTACCGGGGCCATCCGCGCCATCAAGCTCGAACCGGCCGTCATCAACCCCGGCGACGCCGAACTGCTCGAAGACCTCCTCATCGCTGGAGTCAACAAGGCCCTCGACGAGTCCGCGGCGCTGCGCGAGCGCGAGATGCGCGGCGCGGCGGGCGCGTTCCTCCCGCCCGGCATGGGCCTCGACCAGATGGGGTTTTAG
- a CDS encoding recombination mediator RecR → MHLTSESVEALVEQFAKLPTVGRKTAQRLAAYVLKMPREDVVELAKALVAVKDRVKTCGICCNITDVDPCPICASPKRDRSVVCVVEEPNDVLALERTGEFRGLYHVLGGVISPLEGIGPDELKVRELIARVGRSRTPEGMPPSLPADIAEPVANYMNEHATVPVQEVILAMNPNVEGDATAIYLSGLIQPLGPRVTRIARGLPIGGDLEYADEATLSRALEGRASV, encoded by the coding sequence ATGCACCTCACCTCCGAGTCGGTCGAAGCGCTCGTGGAGCAGTTCGCCAAGCTGCCCACCGTTGGGCGCAAGACGGCGCAGCGGCTCGCGGCCTACGTGCTCAAGATGCCGCGCGAGGACGTGGTCGAACTGGCTAAGGCACTCGTGGCGGTGAAGGACCGCGTCAAGACGTGCGGCATCTGCTGCAACATCACCGACGTGGACCCGTGCCCCATCTGCGCCTCGCCGAAGCGCGACCGAAGCGTGGTCTGCGTCGTGGAGGAGCCGAACGACGTGCTCGCGCTCGAACGCACGGGTGAGTTTCGCGGCCTCTACCACGTGCTCGGCGGCGTGATCTCACCGCTCGAAGGCATCGGTCCGGACGAGTTGAAGGTGCGCGAACTCATCGCGCGCGTGGGCCGCAGCCGGACGCCCGAGGGCATGCCGCCAAGCCTCCCTGCCGACATCGCCGAGCCCGTCGCGAACTACATGAACGAGCACGCGACCGTGCCTGTACAGGAGGTCATCCTCGCCATGAACCCGAACGTCGAGGGCGACGCAACGGCGATCTACCTCTCGGGCCTCATCCAGCCGCTCGGACCCCGCGTGACGCGCATCGCCCGCGGCCTCCCCATCGGCGGCGACCTGGAATATGCTGATGAGGCGACGCTCAGCCGCGCGCTCGAAGGCCGCGCGAGTGTGTAA
- a CDS encoding LptF/LptG family permease, with translation MLRTLHWTLLRSLPIPLVGSFATLMFLLLMQFLIRHLPDLVGRGLPLGVLVELVAYSLAYMVTLAVPMSVLIATLAAFGKLAESRAYLVVKSSGISLLQVAWPVLIFGFVMATGMAYFNNVMLPEANFRMGGLWRDIRDKKPGFQLEAGTFFTELKGYSIFVEDAPADSNELLGVRVFDHSGGSTERRTIAAASATLASLGDRLELTLFDGEIHQMRTQREAAGRGLAQTIERYERLQFDRHRMTLDLTDLSFERRDRSDSDRSDRTMQTTQMIAVVDSLDRGVAQRLRDLRTRVAADLSEVDASSSARPDTTAADSLTVAHPVLAGLGTGDATRVYDTAMQRVRVLRSESDQTMNAVSWESQRADRYRVEIYKKFSIAMACVVFVLVGIPLGLAIPRVGIGVVGALAVFLFLFYWVTLNQGEKLADRGLLEPWLGMWIANALGGVGGLALFWRETRDPAHRNPIQAIASLIPQRKK, from the coding sequence GTGCTCCGCACCCTCCACTGGACGCTGCTCCGTAGCCTGCCGATCCCCCTCGTCGGCAGCTTCGCGACGCTGATGTTTCTGCTGCTGATGCAGTTTCTGATCCGGCACCTGCCGGACCTGGTAGGGCGCGGCCTGCCGCTGGGGGTGCTCGTCGAACTGGTCGCGTACAGCCTCGCCTACATGGTCACGCTCGCCGTGCCGATGTCGGTGCTCATCGCCACGCTGGCGGCGTTCGGGAAGCTCGCCGAGTCGCGCGCCTACCTCGTCGTCAAAAGCTCGGGCATCTCGCTGCTGCAGGTGGCGTGGCCGGTGCTCATCTTTGGCTTCGTGATGGCGACGGGGATGGCCTACTTCAACAACGTGATGCTGCCCGAGGCCAACTTCCGCATGGGCGGCCTCTGGCGCGACATTCGCGACAAGAAGCCGGGCTTCCAACTCGAAGCGGGGACCTTCTTCACTGAGCTGAAGGGCTACAGCATCTTCGTCGAGGACGCCCCCGCCGACTCGAACGAACTGCTCGGCGTGCGGGTGTTCGACCACAGCGGCGGCTCGACGGAGCGCCGCACCATCGCGGCCGCCTCGGCGACGCTCGCCAGCCTCGGCGACCGCCTAGAACTGACGCTCTTCGACGGCGAGATCCACCAGATGCGGACCCAGCGCGAAGCCGCCGGACGCGGGCTCGCGCAGACCATCGAGCGCTACGAGCGCCTCCAGTTCGACCGCCACCGCATGACGCTCGACCTGACGGACCTCTCCTTCGAGCGCCGCGACCGCTCCGACTCGGACCGCTCCGACCGCACGATGCAGACCACACAGATGATCGCCGTGGTGGACTCACTCGACCGCGGGGTCGCACAGCGGCTTCGCGACCTGCGCACGCGCGTCGCCGCCGACCTCAGCGAGGTGGATGCCTCGTCGTCCGCCCGGCCGGACACGACGGCCGCAGACTCGCTGACGGTCGCCCACCCGGTCCTCGCTGGCCTCGGCACCGGCGATGCGACCCGCGTCTACGACACGGCCATGCAGCGCGTCCGGGTGCTGCGCTCGGAGTCGGACCAGACCATGAACGCCGTCTCGTGGGAGTCGCAGCGCGCCGACCGCTACCGGGTGGAGATCTACAAGAAGTTTTCCATCGCGATGGCGTGCGTGGTGTTCGTGCTCGTCGGCATCCCGCTCGGGCTCGCAATCCCGCGCGTGGGCATCGGCGTGGTGGGCGCGCTCGCGGTGTTCTTGTTTCTGTTTTACTGGGTGACGCTCAACCAGGGCGAGAAGCTCGCCGACCGCGGCCTGCTGGAGCCGTGGCTCGGCATGTGGATCGCCAACGCGCTCGGCGGCGTGGGCGGGCTGGCGTTGTTTTGGCGCGAGACGCGCGACCCGGCCCACCGCAACCCGATCCAGGCCATCGCAAGCCTCATCCCACAGCGAAAGAAGTAG
- the gyrB gene encoding DNA topoisomerase (ATP-hydrolyzing) subunit B, whose product MAQNTPDLQTPSTAAPENGGANGAAPASNGNYGADNIQILEGLEAVRKRPAMYIGDVGTRGLHHLVYEVVDNSIDEALAGYCDHIDVVIHADNSISVTDNGRGIPVGIHPKMGLPAVEVVMTVLHAGGKFDKDTYKVSGGLHGVGVSCVNALSDLLTVEVAREGFVWTQSYQAGIPTGPLEKMRPMKDGEGTGTKVHFHPDSSIFQTTEYRFDTLADRMRELSFLNKGLTIVITDEREEDPELASETYHSEGGLREFVTYLDETRTPIQETIIEIDGESGDVPVEVAMRYNASYTENVLSFVNNINTHEGGTHISGFRRALTRTLKGYADKQNLLKNQKVELSGDDFREGITAVISVKVAEPQFEGQTKTKLGNSEVQGAVESLVGQKLQEWLDDHPKEAKTIIQKVALSAQARIAARRARELVQRKSAFSGGGLPGKLADCASKDASISELYLVEGDSAGGSAKQARDRHFQAILPLRGKILNVEKARIDKILDNEEIKNMVTALGTGLATGVDGQEFDLEKLRYHKVIVMTDADVDGAHIRTLLLTFLYRYLRPLVEAGYVYIALPPLYRAKKGKEEKYCWTDDQLRTAIEELGGTRGVSVQRYKGLGEMNPDQLWNTTMDPEFRMLQRVAIEDAATADRTFSTLMGDAVEPRRKFIERNAKYATIDT is encoded by the coding sequence ATGGCGCAGAACACGCCCGACCTCCAGACGCCGTCCACGGCCGCCCCCGAAAACGGTGGCGCAAACGGCGCGGCACCGGCCTCCAACGGCAACTACGGCGCGGACAACATCCAGATTCTCGAAGGGCTCGAAGCCGTCCGCAAGCGCCCAGCGATGTACATCGGCGACGTGGGCACGCGCGGCCTGCACCACCTCGTCTACGAGGTCGTCGACAACTCCATCGACGAGGCGCTCGCGGGCTACTGCGACCATATTGACGTCGTGATCCACGCGGACAACTCGATCTCGGTCACGGACAACGGGCGTGGCATCCCGGTGGGCATCCACCCGAAGATGGGGCTGCCCGCCGTCGAGGTCGTGATGACCGTGCTCCACGCGGGCGGCAAGTTCGACAAGGACACCTACAAGGTCTCGGGCGGCCTCCACGGCGTCGGCGTGAGCTGCGTGAACGCGCTCTCCGACCTGCTCACCGTTGAGGTGGCGCGCGAGGGCTTCGTATGGACGCAGTCGTACCAGGCCGGCATCCCGACCGGGCCGCTGGAGAAGATGCGCCCGATGAAGGACGGCGAAGGGACGGGCACGAAGGTGCACTTCCACCCGGACTCCAGCATCTTCCAGACAACGGAGTACCGCTTCGACACGCTCGCCGACCGCATGCGCGAGCTGTCGTTCCTGAACAAGGGCCTCACCATCGTCATCACCGACGAGCGCGAGGAGGACCCTGAGCTCGCGAGCGAGACCTACCACTCCGAGGGCGGCCTCCGCGAGTTCGTCACCTACCTCGACGAGACGCGCACGCCGATCCAGGAAACCATCATCGAGATCGACGGCGAGTCGGGCGACGTGCCCGTGGAGGTGGCAATGCGCTACAACGCGAGCTACACCGAGAACGTCCTCTCGTTCGTCAACAACATCAACACGCACGAGGGCGGGACGCACATCTCGGGCTTCCGCCGCGCCCTCACGCGCACGCTCAAGGGCTACGCGGACAAGCAGAACCTCCTCAAGAACCAGAAGGTGGAGCTCTCCGGCGACGACTTCCGCGAGGGCATCACGGCCGTGATCTCTGTCAAGGTCGCCGAGCCCCAGTTCGAGGGCCAGACCAAGACCAAGCTCGGCAACTCGGAGGTGCAGGGCGCCGTCGAGAGCCTCGTGGGGCAGAAGCTCCAGGAGTGGCTCGACGACCACCCGAAGGAGGCGAAGACGATCATCCAGAAGGTGGCGCTCTCCGCCCAGGCCCGCATCGCCGCGCGGCGGGCGCGCGAGCTCGTCCAGCGCAAGAGCGCCTTCTCGGGCGGCGGCCTCCCCGGCAAGCTCGCCGACTGCGCCTCGAAGGACGCCTCGATTTCGGAGCTCTACCTCGTGGAGGGCGACTCCGCCGGTGGCTCCGCCAAGCAGGCCCGCGACCGCCACTTCCAGGCCATCCTCCCGCTGCGCGGCAAGATCCTCAACGTCGAAAAAGCCCGCATCGACAAGATCCTCGACAACGAGGAAATCAAAAACATGGTCACCGCCCTCGGCACGGGCCTCGCGACCGGCGTGGATGGCCAGGAGTTCGACCTGGAGAAGCTCCGCTACCACAAGGTCATCGTGATGACGGACGCCGACGTGGACGGCGCGCACATCCGCACGCTGCTGCTGACGTTCCTCTACCGCTACCTCCGCCCGCTCGTGGAGGCTGGCTACGTCTACATCGCGCTGCCGCCGCTCTACCGCGCCAAGAAGGGCAAGGAGGAGAAGTACTGCTGGACCGACGACCAACTCCGCACCGCCATCGAGGAGCTCGGCGGGACGCGCGGCGTCTCGGTGCAGCGCTACAAGGGCCTCGGCGAGATGAACCCCGACCAGCTCTGGAATACGACCATGGACCCGGAATTCCGGATGCTCCAGCGCGTCGCCATCGAGGACGCGGCCACCGCCGACCGCACGTTCTCGACGCTGATGGGCGACGCCGTCGAGCCCCGCCGCAAGTTCATCGAGCGCAACGCGAAGTACGCGACGATCGATACCTAG
- a CDS encoding Uma2 family endonuclease yields the protein MDDVTTKAPPRPLPTYDAPMTWADVLTHPALQDLPFKIELNERGQILMSPASNWHGALQIEIAATLRAMLGNRVLGECSIDTTEGVRVADVAWASPEFIAEHGYATPYTTAPELCVEVKSPSNTEAEMQEKVALYLAKGAQEVWLCDLNGRVRFFGPKGQRERSEIAPDFPSQLES from the coding sequence ATGGACGATGTGACGACCAAAGCACCGCCGAGGCCGCTGCCGACCTACGACGCCCCGATGACGTGGGCGGACGTACTCACGCACCCGGCGCTTCAGGACCTCCCGTTCAAGATCGAGCTCAACGAGCGCGGCCAGATCCTCATGAGTCCCGCATCTAACTGGCACGGCGCCCTTCAAATCGAGATTGCGGCAACGCTCAGAGCAATGCTCGGCAACCGCGTCCTGGGCGAGTGCTCCATCGACACCACCGAGGGGGTGCGTGTAGCCGATGTGGCCTGGGCCTCGCCGGAATTTATCGCCGAGCACGGGTACGCTACCCCGTACACGACCGCGCCTGAACTCTGCGTTGAAGTCAAGTCTCCGTCGAACACTGAGGCAGAGATGCAAGAGAAGGTGGCGCTCTACCTCGCTAAGGGCGCACAGGAGGTGTGGCTCTGCGACCTCAACGGCCGCGTCCGCTTCTTCGGACCTAAAGGCCAACGCGAGCGCTCGGAGATCGCACCGGACTTTCCTTCGCAGTTGGAGAGCTGA
- a CDS encoding MaoC family dehydratase, whose product MAHTYDSLNVGDTFETVMNVSAADVRAYADLTGDDNPIHVDAEYAATTDFGQPIAHGALLLGYISKVLGRDYPGHGSVAVSLSAKFLRPVPVDSEVTIEVKIAEKIERFGHVKAKVYVYRGGKMACGGEAVVIPPKE is encoded by the coding sequence ATGGCTCACACCTACGACTCCCTCAACGTCGGCGACACCTTCGAGACGGTCATGAACGTCTCCGCCGCCGACGTGCGCGCCTACGCCGACCTCACGGGCGACGACAACCCCATCCACGTTGACGCCGAGTACGCCGCCACGACCGACTTCGGGCAGCCCATCGCCCACGGCGCACTGCTGCTCGGCTACATCTCGAAGGTGCTCGGGCGCGACTACCCCGGCCACGGCTCCGTCGCCGTCTCGCTCTCCGCCAAGTTCCTACGTCCCGTGCCCGTCGACTCCGAGGTGACCATCGAAGTCAAGATCGCCGAGAAGATCGAGCGCTTCGGGCACGTCAAGGCGAAGGTCTACGTCTACCGCGGCGGCAAGATGGCCTGCGGCGGCGAGGCCGTCGTGATCCCGCCGAAGGAGTAA